The nucleotide sequence TACGTGAGAATGGCATAACTATGTCTTCAAAACCTTTTCCCTGCGGTGGAAAGGTTTTTTTAATGGATATCTCGAAAGCTTCCATTGATAAAGGGTGAGCAGAATGAAGAAAAAAGCAATCGTCTTAGATGATGCAGCCATTAGAAGAGCGTTAACGAGAATTGCTCATGAAATTTTAGAAAGAAACAAAGGGGTAGAAGGATTGATTCTCGTTGGGATTAAAACGAGAGGTATTCCTTTAGCAAAGAGACTTCAGGAAAAAATTGAACAAATTGAGGGTGTAAAGGTTCCGATTGGAGAGCTCGATATTACGTTATATAGAGATGATTTAACCCCAGTTGATCAAGAAGCAGAGCCTACCATTAATGATTCGCGTTTCGACGAATCTATA is from Radiobacillus kanasensis and encodes:
- the pyrR gene encoding bifunctional pyr operon transcriptional regulator/uracil phosphoribosyltransferase PyrR, which gives rise to MKKKAIVLDDAAIRRALTRIAHEILERNKGVEGLILVGIKTRGIPLAKRLQEKIEQIEGVKVPIGELDITLYRDDLTPVDQEAEPTINDSRFDESILGKTLVLVDDVLFTGRTVRAAMDAIIDQGRPSQIQLAVLVDRGHRELPIRADFIGKNIPTSQEEVIMVELGETDAQDQVSIFEK